A part of Cotesia glomerata isolate CgM1 linkage group LG4, MPM_Cglom_v2.3, whole genome shotgun sequence genomic DNA contains:
- the LOC123263339 gene encoding beta-hexosaminidase subunit beta-like, whose translation MLIKYFLLFFMISDYSFGSDFNADAGPWVVPTKGEPWPLVYNQISRHGFLLLQPSVFAIETNIDCDVINDAMERYHDIILREARIGRKAMEDQTVMFDRNDNDFKGMLTKLRINVVGSCEKMPYLHMNEKYELEINDAIAHLHSNSIWGALRGLETFSQLLIPSGDGLNLAIKNQSIIDEPKLPHRGLLLDTSRHFFPVEDIFLTLDAMSYNKLNVFHWHIIDDNSFPYQSSAYPELSQRGAWHPSMVYTPKDVKAVIEHARLRGIRVMPEFDSPGHVASWGLSHPELLTKCYDSTGKPDGRLGPINPTNPGIWPFLRTLLTEAMTVFEDHYIHLGGDEVPFDCWESNPQVISYMEEHGMSKDFTRLESAYIAELLKIPASRNVSSIVWQEVFENRVELTQDTVVHVWTGNWSEKLSKITEAGYPVLLSACWYLDHIAGGSDWSKFYNCDPLDFFDSDKVKNLMLGGEACMWSEFVDRNNMHQRVWPRASAAAERLWSKSIDSTLHVAQRLEEHTCRMNRRSIPSQPANGPSFCIV comes from the exons ATgttgattaaatatttcttattgtTTTTCATGATTTCGGATTATTCTTTCGGGTCAGATTTTAATGCTGATGCTGGACCTTGGGTAGTTCCGACAAAAGGTGAACCTTGGCCTCTTGTTTACAATCAAATTAGTCGCCATGGATTTCTACTTCTACAACCGTCGGTTTTTGCTATTGAA ACTAATATTGATTGCGACGTTATTAATGATGCCATGGAACGATATCACGATATTATCCTACGCGAAGCTAGGATAGGCCGAAAGGCTATGGAAGACCAAACGGTGATGTTTGATCGCAATGATAATGATTTTAAGGGAATGCTTACAAAACTCAGAATCAATGTAGTTGGAAGTTGTGAGAAAATGCCGTATCTGCATATgaatgaaaaat aTGAGTTGGAAATAAATGACGCGATTGCTCATCTTCATTCGAATTCAATATGGGGAGCTCTTCGTGGCTTGGAAACTTTTTCTCAGCTTTTGATACCTTCTGGCGATGGATTAAat ctGGCGATAAAGAACCAATCGATAATCGATGAACCTAAACTCCCTCATCGAGGGCTTTTATTAGATACATCTCGTCATTTCTTCCCTGTAGAAGATATTTTTCTGACATTAGACGCAATGTcatacaataaattaaacgTTTTCCATTGGCATATTATTGATGACAACAGTTTCCCGTATCAAAGTTCAGCGTACCCAGAGCTTTCGCAAAGAGGTGCTTGGCATCCAAGTATGGTCTACACTCCCAAAGATGTGAAGGCTGTTATTGAGCATGCAAGATTACGTGGAATCCGAGTTATGCCGGAATTTGATTCTCCAGGTCATGTAGCTTCTTGGGGGCTGTCTCATCCTGAGTTACTGACCAAGTGTTATG attCAACGGGAAAACCTGATGGACGTCTAGGTCCTATCAATCCAACGAACCCAGGCATATGGCCATTTCTACGAACATTGCTAACCGAAGCCATGACAGTTTTCGAAGACCATTATATACATCTAGGAGGAGATGAAGTTCCGTTCGATTGTTGGGAAAGTAATCCACAAGTTATTTCGTACATGGAAGAGCATGGTATGTCAAAGGACTTTACTCGTCTGGAAAGCGCTTATATTGCAGAATTGCTTAAGATTCCAGCAAGCCGCAATGTTAGCTCCATCGTTTGGCAAGAA gTATTTGAAAATCGCGTAGAACTAACTCAAGATACCGTGGTCCATGTATGGACTGGGAACTGgtctgaaaaattatcaaaaattaccGAAGCAGGATATCCTGTGCTTCTTTCTGCCTGCTGGTACTTGGATCATATAGCAGGAGGTTCTGATTGgtctaaattttataactgTGACCCgcttgatttttttgattcgGATAAGGTCAAGAATTTAATGTTAGGTGGAGAAGCTTGTATGTGGTCGGAATTTGTTGATCG TAATAATATGCATCAGAGAGTCTGGCCTCGTGCTAGTGCCGCAGCTGAACGTCTTTGGTCGAAAAGTATTGACAGTACTTTGCATGTAGCTCAACGATTAGAGGAACATACTTGTCGAATGAATCGACGGTCTATTCCATCTCAACCAGCAAACGGTCCAAGCTTTTGTATCGTTTAA